CCCAATTGACCTAGAATGCTTTTTAGATTTTTTCGCCTTTGACAACATTGCTTTCTATCTTATGGAGTGTGTTCGCTTTGCATCGTGAAATCTCATGTCAAATTATTGTTTTGCACTATTAAAAGTAATTATTATGTCATAGGTATCAAGCCCTGCTTCAGAAGAATTTGATGTATTTAGCTGCTATTGCTGATGCCCAACCACAACAATCAGCAGCAACCTCACAGGTGGATTAGAGGTTTGATTCAGCATTTTCTCGTGAATTTACTTGTCATTCCCTAATATATAAATAGCTGCAGGCTCCATCTACTACCCAACCCGGAAGCCAGATGCAGCAAACACAGGCTGCTctgcaacagcaacagcaaccaGGCGTCCCTATTTCCAAACTGCCTTTCCAACTCAACGCCCTTCCATCCCAGGAGCAGCAACAGCAAATGCTCCACtttcagcagcagcagcagcaacagttcCAAGGCCAATATGGCTTTGGACCTACTGCCAACAATGCGATGCATCAACTTATGCAACCTGGATTAAACAGCTCAGGAACTCTGGATGCACGAGGAAATAAGCAAGGGAACTTAGAAGGTAATCCTAGTGATGGGCTTGGAAAATCAGCTGCAAGACATGTTAACAGTGAGAGAGAATAGCCTTTTAATATCTTGTTTCTTCAAATGATTATGCACCCTATTTTATGTTTGTAGGTATGTTTGGTAAGGATGTTTTAAACTGAGGAACACCTAAAATTATGCCATCAGAGGCAATCGCGGCAAAGCTTTGTTATAGTTTTTCAAGTCTTGAACTATTGGCATATAAGAAAGCTTCACTTGAATATGATTGCATGGATCTTTTGACATCTgaattcatttttctaattttctctTTGCTTCATGCCTAGTGACTATCTTTTTACATTTCAAAAGGAACCAGCTAAGGTTTCTGAGCTAATAGCTAGTACAACTTGCCTTACCGTTGGCTATATTGTGAACCTCTTAAATATCTGTCCGACTGAGCGTAATGACTAAGAATATCAAAGTTGACTTGCGTGAAAGTTTGGCTACTCAAGCAAGTTTTTAAATAATTGTACAAAAACTAATTTGATAGCATAATTGTGAAAGAGATACAGTGATTTAAGGTGACATGTATTTTTGTTGTCAAAACTATAATGATGATtaaatttattttatcttttgaaATTTCAGACGAATAAATTATCTCCTTACAGTTTCTGGGACAATTGTGCATCAAACCTACCCTTATACTTCATACCTCATCTGTTAAATTCTCCAACCCAGCCTTAAAAATCCATGTGGCATGGCGTAATTGGACGAAAAGACCCACCCCATTTTAAATGAATAACCCGCCTGGGAAACAAATAGGGGGAATTACGCTCCTTGTCACTTGGCCCAACAATCCATCAAAAAATGGCTCACGTTTGAAGCTCTTACTTGATATGGCCCATGTAGGTCATTCGAAGCTTCAATTTCAGAAATTGAATTTTTCgattttgttagttgtttggattgggcgtTGGCCCAATTGATTGGGATCGTCAATGGGAGT
This sequence is a window from Nicotiana sylvestris chromosome 3, ASM39365v2, whole genome shotgun sequence. Protein-coding genes within it:
- the LOC104219683 gene encoding GRF1-interacting factor 3-like, which codes for MQQQQQLQPPVLNSAPPLPLNAITTEQIQKFLDENKNLILAILENQNLGKLSECAQYQALLQKNLMYLAAIADAQPQQSAATSQAPSTTQPGSQMQQTQAALQQQQQPGVPISKLPFQLNALPSQEQQQQMLHFQQQQQQQFQGQYGFGPTANNAMHQLMQPGLNSSGTLDARGNKQGNLEGNPSDGLGKSAARHVNSERE